A stretch of DNA from Scomber scombrus chromosome 9, fScoSco1.1, whole genome shotgun sequence:
GGACCGTGTTCTCTCCTGctgaaagagaggaagacaacaATTAGCCTCCTCACTTCCCACATCACCATCTGAGGGAGCGCAGGCTGCAAGAGCCCTGACATAGTCTGCTATGATGCTAATAGctaatcatatttaaaaaaaagctgcagagaaTATCCACATAGAGACCGAAAGCACTGTAAACAGAAAATGGAGCCCGGAGTGTGTTACACAAAATCACTTGCATATCTCTgcaatcaaatcaaaatgttcCACTGTTTCTGCTATCAGCAGATAAGACAATATGCTATTTAATGAGCTAGAAAAATTGTCAGGTTCAAATTAATACACATTGAAAGTGAATAGCCTATGCTGAAACAACATAgcatttggaaaaaaagaaatccataaACAAAGAGAAGCTGTGATGAGTAATAAATAACACAAGTGTTTGCTTCACTGTGTATCTAAATGGGTTGAGAGCATGCCAAGCTGCAGTGGAGCACAAGACTTCTCAAATCAGGACAAGAGGAAGGCCATGTGATCCAAGCAGATGATAAGACTGCTCTCCTCCAACCAAATGATCTAGATAAGACctcacacataagcacacacaatAAGTTTCAATTCATCCGTTTAGTTGGCTGAGCTGTCACGTATCCTGTTTTGCTCAATAGCTTATTTGTTGCATTTGATACAGATAGCGTGTTGAATAGGATTAAAACCATTCAACCCTGGAGAACACACAAGACATTTATAAATTAGCAGTCTATAGAACAACAGTCCAAGTACGTCACTGTTTAGTttgttgggctttttttttttaaagaagtccCCTAAATATCAGTGAGTGTAAACAATGTGATATGCTCACCTGGAAAGGGTAGACACTATCACAGCGGCTCATGCTGTCTTCCACCCAGCCTTTATGATTGAAGCCAGAGCTATTTCTGGGAAACTTCTGGGAGGGAACCTGCGGGACAGTCAGAGGAGTTTCATACAAATCTCCTGGTTGAAAATATGTTGTACCATTATATCAAATAACGCAAGGAAATCCTAGGATTTATTTGCATTTAGATGAGTTGTGACACTTTTAATTACCTGGTTGTTGGGGAAAGATTTCTTCAGTGGGGAGATTGAGTTCAGGCCTGTCATGCCTCCGCCTACCCCCCGCCTGTACTCTCGAACCCCCTGCGTGCCTCCCCAGCCACCGTAACCTCCAGGGCTCCAGGAGGTGGATGTGGGTGTGGAGGGGCTCTGGTAGCTTCCCCAAGGTGAAGGGGGTTTGCTCTGAGCAGGAGCAAGGTGGGGCAGCTGGGGGAATCCTCCAGTGCGATGGGCatgaggagggaaggagggctGAGGTGGGTGAGGGCTAGCTGGAGAGCGCCGGTGCTGCTGTGGGACCCCCTGGCCATGAGGATGATAGTGTTGGGGGTGAGGTGTGGGAGGGTGGTGCTGGGAGACTGGTCCAATCTGCGGGGAGAAGCTACCTCCGCCTCCAAAGCCAGGTCCAGCATGGTGGGAGAAGTTCTGGAACAGCAAGGGAGGTCCATTGGCATTGGAGCCAGCAGGGCCGAAGAATCCTCCAATATCGTCTCCGACCACTGGAGACTGGGTGGATGGTACAGCAGGTGACCAGTTGTTGAAACTGGtcagcgaggaggaggaggaggtggactGTGCACAGCTTGTACCCATTCCCAGGCTGTCCTGGTAGTCAAACCCGCTTAGCACCGGGGACTCCATCCTGAGCTTATCCTTCCCACCACTGCTCTCCAAAGAACCCTTCTCCAATGAACCTTCTTCTGGCAGAGCTCCCTCGAGCTCCCCTAGGCCTCCGCCTGCCTCTTGCTGGCCTGGAGAGAGGGCCTGAGGCTGGACCTGGACCTGAGACTTCTCTTGCATGTCCTGGAGGTCCAAGGCCTTGGACTTGTCTGACTCCAGAATGTCATCTTGCATGTTACTGTGTTGGGCTACGGCAGGGAACAGCCAAGCACTGCCCCCATTGGTGGAGCAGGTGTTGTTTACAAAGgagggggggctgggggggTTGGAGGGGTGGTGAGGGTGCTGGGGTTGGAGGTGAGGAGGGATCCTTACAGGGAAAGCAGACTTGTTACCGCTGCTGTTCTTCACCAGAACTCCAAACCCGTAGTCCCCCATTTAGGACAACCAGTAAATCTTCAGTCGACTTTTGGGCTTTCACCGTCTTCTTTATCCTAAAAGGTGGGTTGAACAGGGGCAGGAAAATGGGGAAGGAGAAAGGGGTGAAAAAAGCAGAGAGCTGTTACACCTCAAGTTGATCTGTCTGGcctctgatatatatatatatatatataaataatatatatatatatatatatatttgttttttttaaagcgtcGTCAAACACAGTGAATGTGCTTGGGCTGCACCCTGCCTGATCTTGTGATGCAATCAATGAGATTAAATCATTGACTCGCCAAGACATGGGAGGCCTGGATGAAATATAACACGGATAGCAGGCAGGCAAccacagccaaaaaaaacaacaacaaaaaacacctaacctaacctaacctaacccaacccaacctaacctaacctaaccagCGCATCTAACAGCTTGGGGTTGGTGGAGCTGACGTCTCCAAAAAGGTCGTTACGCAGCTAGCAGCAAAGCTAACAGCTGCTCCGCCACCTTCCATGTGCCCCTGTTAATCACGCAGACCCCGGCAGACTgttttaaaagtcacatttcagCATTACGGTGTTATCTGTGGACGCTCAAGCGCTGCCACAGCACGGACAACCTACCGATTAATCTCCCCTTTTTTTCAGCAATGACCTCCTCATACGCAACCATTTAAATACAGGAAAATGCTGATGACGTCTCTTGTCTGCTCTGAATGTGGGGTAGTTCCCTGCACCGAGCCGCTACAAACCGGGTGTATCGTTAACATAATCTGCAAATAAACGGAGCTCGGCC
This window harbors:
- the LOC133985698 gene encoding cytoplasmic polyadenylation element-binding protein 4-like isoform X1; the protein is MGDYGFGVLVKNSSGNKSAFPVRIPPHLQPQHPHHPSNPPSPPSFVNNTCSTNGGSAWLFPAVAQHSNMQDDILESDKSKALDLQDMQEKSQVQVQPQALSPGQQEAGGGLGELEGALPEEGSLEKGSLESSGGKDKLRMESPVLSGFDYQDSLGMGTSCAQSTSSSSSLTSFNNWSPAVPSTQSPVVGDDIGGFFGPAGSNANGPPLLFQNFSHHAGPGFGGGGSFSPQIGPVSQHHPPTPHPQHYHPHGQGVPQQHRRSPASPHPPQPSFPPHAHRTGGFPQLPHLAPAQSKPPSPWGSYQSPSTPTSTSWSPGGYGGWGGTQGVREYRRGVGGGMTGLNSISPLKKSFPNNQVPSQKFPRNSSGFNHKGWVEDSMSRCDSVYPFQQERTRSFDGFSMHSLENSLIDIMRAEQDSLKGRYSFSHQGGDGPLPMNARSYGRRRGHSSLFPMEDERSFGEDESGDQGLAGLGSAHCFPHLNGERVERYSRKVFVGGLPPDIDEDEITASFRRFGHLFVDWPHKAESKSYFPPKGYAFLLFQDESSVQALIDACIQEDGKLYLCVSSPTIKDKPVQIRPWNLNDSDFVMDGSQPLDPRKTIFVGGVPRPLRAVELAMIMDRLYGGVCYAGIDTDPELKYPKGAGRVAFSNQQSYIAAISARFVQLQHGEIDKRVEVKPYVLDDQLCDECQGTRCGGKFAPFFCANVTCLQYYCEYCWAAIHSRAGREFHKPLVKEGGDRPRHISFRWN
- the LOC133985698 gene encoding cytoplasmic polyadenylation element-binding protein 4-like isoform X4 — protein: MGDYGFGVLVKNSSGNKSAFPVRIPPHLQPQHPHHPSNPPSPPSFVNNTCSTNGGSAWLFPAVAQHSNMQDDILESDKSKALDLQDMQEKSQVQVQPQALSPGQQEAGGGLGELEGALPEEGSLEKGSLESSGGKDKLRMESPVLSGFDYQDSLGMGTSCAQSTSSSSSLTSFNNWSPAVPSTQSPVVGDDIGGFFGPAGSNANGPPLLFQNFSHHAGPGFGGGGSFSPQIGPVSQHHPPTPHPQHYHPHGQGVPQQHRRSPASPHPPQPSFPPHAHRTGGFPQLPHLAPAQSKPPSPWGSYQSPSTPTSTSWSPGGYGGWGGTQGVREYRRGVGGGMTGLNSISPLKKSFPNNQVPSQKFPRNSSGFNHKGWVEDSMSRCDSVYPFQERTRSFDGFSMHSLENSLIDIMRAEQDSLKGRYSFSHQGGDGPLPMNGHSSLFPMEDERSFGEDESGDQGLAGLGSAHCFPHLNGERVERYSRKVFVGGLPPDIDEDEITASFRRFGHLFVDWPHKAESKSYFPPKGYAFLLFQDESSVQALIDACIQEDGKLYLCVSSPTIKDKPVQIRPWNLNDSDFVMDGSQPLDPRKTIFVGGVPRPLRAVELAMIMDRLYGGVCYAGIDTDPELKYPKGAGRVAFSNQQSYIAAISARFVQLQHGEIDKRVEVKPYVLDDQLCDECQGTRCGGKFAPFFCANVTCLQYYCEYCWAAIHSRAGREFHKPLVKEGGDRPRHISFRWN
- the LOC133985698 gene encoding cytoplasmic polyadenylation element-binding protein 4-like isoform X2 produces the protein MGDYGFGVLVKNSSGNKSAFPVRIPPHLQPQHPHHPSNPPSPPSFVNNTCSTNGGSAWLFPAVAQHSNMQDDILESDKSKALDLQDMQEKSQVQVQPQALSPGQQEAGGGLGELEGALPEEGSLEKGSLESSGGKDKLRMESPVLSGFDYQDSLGMGTSCAQSTSSSSSLTSFNNWSPAVPSTQSPVVGDDIGGFFGPAGSNANGPPLLFQNFSHHAGPGFGGGGSFSPQIGPVSQHHPPTPHPQHYHPHGQGVPQQHRRSPASPHPPQPSFPPHAHRTGGFPQLPHLAPAQSKPPSPWGSYQSPSTPTSTSWSPGGYGGWGGTQGVREYRRGVGGGMTGLNSISPLKKSFPNNQVPSQKFPRNSSGFNHKGWVEDSMSRCDSVYPFQERTRSFDGFSMHSLENSLIDIMRAEQDSLKGRYSFSHQGGDGPLPMNARSYGRRRGHSSLFPMEDERSFGEDESGDQGLAGLGSAHCFPHLNGERVERYSRKVFVGGLPPDIDEDEITASFRRFGHLFVDWPHKAESKSYFPPKGYAFLLFQDESSVQALIDACIQEDGKLYLCVSSPTIKDKPVQIRPWNLNDSDFVMDGSQPLDPRKTIFVGGVPRPLRAVELAMIMDRLYGGVCYAGIDTDPELKYPKGAGRVAFSNQQSYIAAISARFVQLQHGEIDKRVEVKPYVLDDQLCDECQGTRCGGKFAPFFCANVTCLQYYCEYCWAAIHSRAGREFHKPLVKEGGDRPRHISFRWN
- the LOC133985698 gene encoding cytoplasmic polyadenylation element-binding protein 4-like isoform X3; this translates as MGDYGFGVLVKNSSGNKSAFPVRIPPHLQPQHPHHPSNPPSPPSFVNNTCSTNGGSAWLFPAVAQHSNMQDDILESDKSKALDLQDMQEKSQVQVQPQALSPGQQEAGGGLGELEGALPEEGSLEKGSLESSGGKDKLRMESPVLSGFDYQDSLGMGTSCAQSTSSSSSLTSFNNWSPAVPSTQSPVVGDDIGGFFGPAGSNANGPPLLFQNFSHHAGPGFGGGGSFSPQIGPVSQHHPPTPHPQHYHPHGQGVPQQHRRSPASPHPPQPSFPPHAHRTGGFPQLPHLAPAQSKPPSPWGSYQSPSTPTSTSWSPGGYGGWGGTQGVREYRRGVGGGMTGLNSISPLKKSFPNNQVPSQKFPRNSSGFNHKGWVEDSMSRCDSVYPFQQERTRSFDGFSMHSLENSLIDIMRAEQDSLKGRYSFSHQGGDGPLPMNGHSSLFPMEDERSFGEDESGDQGLAGLGSAHCFPHLNGERVERYSRKVFVGGLPPDIDEDEITASFRRFGHLFVDWPHKAESKSYFPPKGYAFLLFQDESSVQALIDACIQEDGKLYLCVSSPTIKDKPVQIRPWNLNDSDFVMDGSQPLDPRKTIFVGGVPRPLRAVELAMIMDRLYGGVCYAGIDTDPELKYPKGAGRVAFSNQQSYIAAISARFVQLQHGEIDKRVEVKPYVLDDQLCDECQGTRCGGKFAPFFCANVTCLQYYCEYCWAAIHSRAGREFHKPLVKEGGDRPRHISFRWN